One Edaphobacter lichenicola DNA window includes the following coding sequences:
- a CDS encoding histidine phosphatase family protein, whose product MPARLTLISHAPTAATRLSAFPTDEPLEESVLSKLATLNWQPPRAQQILAAPELRTQQTAKALNLTTTPTNELRDLDYGIWQGRTLNDLYTEDPAPIALWLTDPTATPHKGESITALITRIGDWLTTLTVEDTIHTIAITHPAVIRAAILYTLNAPPQSFWRIDIAPLTLTDLRHNGRTWTLRASAIPLA is encoded by the coding sequence GTGCCAGCCCGCCTCACCCTCATCAGCCACGCCCCCACAGCCGCCACGCGGCTCTCCGCCTTCCCCACCGACGAGCCCCTCGAAGAATCCGTCCTCTCCAAGCTCGCAACCCTCAACTGGCAACCACCCCGCGCGCAGCAGATTCTTGCAGCCCCAGAACTCCGCACCCAACAAACCGCCAAAGCCCTGAACCTCACCACCACACCAACCAACGAACTCCGCGACCTCGACTACGGCATCTGGCAAGGCCGCACCCTCAACGACCTCTACACCGAAGACCCCGCCCCCATCGCGCTCTGGCTCACCGACCCCACCGCCACTCCCCACAAAGGCGAATCCATCACCGCTCTCATCACCCGAATCGGAGACTGGCTCACCACACTAACCGTCGAAGACACAATCCACACCATCGCCATCACCCATCCTGCCGTCATCCGCGCAGCCATCCTCTACACCCTCAACGCCCCACCCCAATCCTTCTGGCGCATCGACATCGCCCCCCTCACCCTCACCGACCTCCGCCACAACGGCCGCACCTGGACCCTCCGCGCCTCCGCCATCCCGTTAGCGTGA
- a CDS encoding spinster family MFS transporter — MASTTKPTRAPSVAGATTALVLLTALNFVNYIDRYILPGVQEQVKHEFHLSDEHIGRLTFWFMIAYMFTSPITGWLGDRFPRKPMIVTAALFWAAINFLTATVHSYDSLNLRHAALGIGEASFGIFAPSLLADYYEPDQRNRVLTIFNVAIPVGAALGYLVGGTVGEHYGWRMSFIVSAIPAAILAILIAIFLKEPARGASGDPAASGGPAAREHGKAKLEKGTILSLLKNPAYLCSILGYAAVTFSLGGISWWMPSFLQRIDGRSQSSAAYIMGAITVVAGLGGTITGGTIAQRWSRTNSKALYLVPTISAAIAVPPALLCFFGPHNLTLYGLGAAIFLIFLGTGPVNAATLNAVRPEIRATAMAGQLFIIHALGDAISPRIIGAVSDRSTLNLGLGSTLITLLLASVIFSIGSRYAPPLHSEETVAA, encoded by the coding sequence ATGGCCTCCACCACCAAACCCACCCGCGCCCCCTCCGTCGCCGGAGCCACCACCGCCCTCGTCCTCCTCACCGCCCTCAACTTCGTCAACTACATCGACCGCTACATCCTCCCCGGCGTTCAGGAGCAGGTCAAGCACGAGTTCCATCTCTCCGACGAGCACATCGGCCGCCTCACCTTCTGGTTCATGATCGCCTACATGTTCACCTCGCCCATCACCGGATGGCTAGGCGACCGCTTCCCCCGCAAGCCCATGATCGTCACCGCCGCCCTCTTCTGGGCCGCCATCAACTTCCTCACCGCCACCGTCCACTCCTACGACTCGCTCAACCTCCGCCACGCCGCCCTCGGCATCGGCGAAGCCAGCTTCGGCATCTTCGCCCCCTCCCTCCTCGCCGACTACTACGAGCCCGACCAGCGCAACCGCGTCCTCACCATCTTCAACGTAGCCATCCCCGTCGGCGCGGCCCTCGGCTACCTCGTCGGAGGCACCGTAGGCGAACACTACGGCTGGCGCATGTCCTTCATCGTCTCCGCCATCCCCGCCGCAATCCTCGCGATCCTCATCGCCATCTTCCTGAAGGAGCCAGCCCGCGGAGCCAGTGGAGACCCAGCCGCCAGCGGAGGTCCCGCCGCCCGCGAACACGGCAAGGCAAAGCTCGAAAAGGGAACCATCCTCTCCCTCCTCAAAAACCCCGCCTACCTCTGCTCCATCCTCGGCTACGCAGCCGTCACCTTCTCCCTCGGAGGCATCTCCTGGTGGATGCCCTCCTTCCTCCAGCGCATCGACGGCCGCAGCCAATCCTCCGCCGCCTACATCATGGGAGCCATCACCGTAGTCGCCGGCCTCGGCGGCACCATCACCGGCGGCACCATCGCGCAGCGGTGGTCCCGCACCAACTCCAAAGCCCTTTACCTGGTCCCCACCATCAGCGCCGCCATCGCGGTCCCGCCCGCGCTCCTCTGCTTCTTTGGCCCTCACAACCTCACTCTTTACGGCTTGGGAGCAGCCATCTTCCTCATCTTCCTCGGCACCGGCCCCGTCAACGCGGCCACCCTCAACGCCGTCCGTCCCGAGATACGCGCCACCGCCATGGCCGGCCAGCTCTTCATCATCCACGCCCTTGGCGACGCCATCTCCCCCCGCATCATTGGCGCCGTCAGCGACCGCTCCACCCTCAACCTCGGCCTCGGCTCCACCCTCATCACCCTGCTCCTCGCCTCCGTCATCTTCTCCATCGGTTCCCGCTACGCCCCACCTTTGCACTCAGAAGAAACCGTAGCCGCCTGA
- the queF gene encoding preQ(1) synthase — MSTATIPTPHTTGYTDDHAKAGLDATFPPIETWQNQFKAYEILVDDPEFTSVCPKTGLPDFGRLTIRYMPRESCLELKSLKEYLFTYRNLGIFQENIVNQVLDDVVKACNPVWAVIVGDFRPRGGISTVVTATYPREESRPK; from the coding sequence ATGAGCACCGCAACCATCCCCACCCCACACACCACCGGCTACACCGACGACCACGCCAAAGCCGGCCTCGATGCCACCTTCCCCCCAATTGAGACCTGGCAGAACCAGTTCAAGGCCTACGAGATCCTCGTCGACGACCCCGAGTTCACCTCCGTCTGCCCCAAGACCGGCCTCCCCGACTTCGGCCGCCTCACTATCCGCTACATGCCCCGCGAGAGCTGCCTCGAGCTGAAGTCCCTCAAGGAGTATCTCTTCACCTACCGCAACCTCGGCATCTTTCAGGAGAACATCGTCAACCAGGTCCTCGACGACGTAGTCAAAGCCTGCAACCCCGTCTGGGCCGTCATTGTAGGCGACTTCCGCCCCCGCGGCGGCATCTCCACCGTCGTCACCGCCACCTACCCCCGCGAAGAGTCACGCCCAAAGTAG